Proteins co-encoded in one Stenotrophomonas maltophilia genomic window:
- the tssI gene encoding type VI secretion system tip protein TssI/VgrG: MDIPSSALLASLASLSHRDRLIQLKGPEAGLVVERFEGTEAVCGDNRLQIDCLATDAFLALDPWLEQPLTLQLRQADGALRQWHGLCTEAAQLGSDGGLARYRLILEPWTALLRLRRNAVIFQDLDTRAICEQIFADYPQAVFRFDVQAALPVRTITTQYRETDWAFVTRLLAEAGLAWRIEQAQGDEAAHTLVVFEPGAELPDTGRVRFHRADMAEASDGITAFAERQQLVPNASTVASWHSEQVTAVAAQSSADAGSLPALEVYVQPRAGRFAQAGWADAEAQARLDALRVGQVLYSGSGSERQLAAGSTFRLAQHPQHEGQAFQLLAVQHVALNNLDQGIAELLGSPALERGAYRNSFLATGAGVPLRALPQDRPTLHGPQTARVVGIANTAVTPNREHQVRIQFGWQRGSQPNPGGLTDTGSAQPGHAPGDHTSGSWVSVAEWVAGPNWGTAFLPRVGSEVLVEFLHGDIDQPRITGQLYNGEVAPPFGGGIDENARHPGVLSGLHTQAHDGNGTQQWVMDDTPGQLRTRLHSSLADSRLELGYLIAHQDTARGALRGEGFELATQGWGNVHAGEGLLLSASLQERAASTVMDNASVVAQLKGAERSLEQMQQTLAQQQVPGLAEYQRTKQLREQIDPQAQGRFQGEVNGQSAMKPGSDGRSPGEQPVERLGTPLLLAEAPHHIAWTTPASAVAYAGQNLQMTVQQDLHVSAGETLATVSGEHVSLFAQSGPLRVIAAQGPVSLQANDGELELLSDQALTITATDDRIDVLAQTKVVLQAGNSAITLEGDNITFSCPGEFKVKAGEHPFMGADTNPAIPEHLPRGTQLVPQQFGLRLVEQFGLQGLAGKPYTLDIGGQHFEGELASDGSLMHEMPEGAKQAKLKVFPFGADNHPWEWTLDLAAQKQTDEHTGLQSRLKNLGFYDGAVDGDFGQLSRMAMQRFHQARELVGLNTPSLPGVTSLGKDHDI, from the coding sequence ATGGACATCCCAAGCTCCGCACTGCTCGCTTCCCTCGCCTCGCTGTCGCACCGCGACCGCCTGATCCAGCTGAAGGGGCCCGAGGCGGGCCTGGTGGTCGAGCGTTTCGAAGGTACCGAAGCGGTCTGCGGCGACAACCGCCTGCAGATCGACTGCCTGGCCACCGACGCTTTTCTTGCACTGGACCCGTGGCTGGAACAGCCACTGACCCTGCAGCTGCGCCAGGCCGACGGCGCGCTGCGGCAGTGGCATGGGCTGTGCACCGAAGCGGCGCAGCTGGGCAGTGATGGCGGCCTGGCCCGCTACCGGCTGATCCTCGAACCGTGGACCGCACTGCTCCGCCTGCGCCGCAATGCGGTGATCTTCCAGGACCTGGACACCCGCGCGATCTGCGAGCAGATCTTCGCCGACTATCCGCAGGCCGTGTTCCGCTTCGACGTGCAGGCTGCACTGCCGGTACGTACGATCACCACCCAGTACCGCGAAACCGACTGGGCCTTCGTCACCCGGCTGCTGGCCGAGGCCGGCCTGGCCTGGCGCATCGAGCAGGCGCAGGGCGATGAGGCCGCGCACACGCTGGTGGTGTTCGAGCCGGGTGCCGAACTGCCCGACACTGGCCGGGTGCGCTTCCATCGCGCCGACATGGCCGAGGCCAGTGATGGCATCACCGCCTTCGCCGAGCGCCAGCAACTGGTGCCCAACGCCAGCACCGTGGCCAGCTGGCACAGCGAGCAGGTCACGGCGGTGGCCGCGCAGTCCAGCGCCGACGCCGGTAGCCTGCCGGCGCTGGAAGTCTATGTGCAGCCACGCGCCGGGCGCTTCGCCCAGGCCGGCTGGGCCGATGCCGAAGCACAGGCGCGGCTGGACGCGCTGCGGGTGGGCCAGGTGCTCTACAGCGGCAGCGGCAGTGAGCGCCAGTTGGCCGCCGGCAGCACCTTCCGCCTGGCCCAGCACCCGCAGCACGAAGGCCAGGCCTTCCAGCTGCTGGCGGTGCAGCACGTGGCGCTGAACAACCTCGACCAGGGCATCGCCGAGCTGCTGGGCAGCCCGGCGCTGGAGCGCGGCGCCTACCGCAACAGTTTCCTGGCCACCGGCGCCGGCGTGCCGCTGCGCGCCCTGCCGCAGGACCGGCCAACCCTGCATGGCCCGCAGACCGCCCGCGTGGTCGGCATCGCCAACACTGCGGTCACGCCCAACCGCGAGCATCAGGTGCGCATCCAGTTCGGCTGGCAGCGCGGCAGCCAACCCAACCCGGGCGGCCTGACCGACACCGGCAGCGCGCAGCCCGGCCATGCCCCCGGCGACCACACCAGCGGCAGCTGGGTGTCGGTGGCCGAATGGGTGGCCGGCCCGAACTGGGGCACCGCGTTCCTGCCGCGGGTGGGCAGCGAGGTGCTGGTGGAATTCCTGCACGGCGACATCGACCAGCCGCGCATCACCGGCCAGCTGTACAACGGCGAGGTGGCCCCGCCGTTCGGCGGCGGCATCGACGAGAACGCGCGCCACCCCGGCGTGCTCAGTGGCCTGCATACCCAGGCCCATGACGGCAACGGCACCCAGCAATGGGTGATGGACGATACGCCGGGCCAGCTGCGCACCCGCCTGCACAGCTCGCTGGCCGACAGCCGGCTGGAGCTGGGCTACCTGATCGCGCACCAGGACACGGCCCGCGGCGCACTGCGTGGCGAAGGCTTCGAACTGGCCACCCAGGGCTGGGGCAACGTGCATGCCGGCGAAGGCCTGCTGCTGTCGGCCAGCCTGCAGGAACGCGCGGCCTCCACGGTGATGGACAACGCCAGCGTGGTGGCCCAGCTCAAGGGGGCCGAGCGCAGCCTGGAACAGATGCAGCAGACCCTGGCCCAGCAGCAGGTGCCGGGCCTGGCCGAGTACCAGCGCACCAAGCAGCTGCGCGAACAGATCGACCCGCAGGCGCAGGGCCGCTTCCAGGGCGAGGTGAACGGGCAGAGCGCGATGAAGCCCGGCAGCGATGGCCGCAGCCCCGGCGAGCAGCCGGTGGAACGGCTGGGCACACCACTGCTGCTGGCCGAAGCGCCGCACCACATCGCCTGGACCACCCCAGCCAGCGCGGTGGCCTATGCCGGGCAGAACCTGCAGATGACGGTGCAGCAGGACCTGCACGTCAGCGCCGGCGAAACCCTGGCCACCGTCTCCGGCGAGCATGTCTCGCTGTTTGCGCAGAGCGGCCCGCTGCGGGTGATCGCCGCGCAGGGTCCGGTCAGCCTGCAGGCCAACGATGGCGAACTGGAACTGCTGAGCGATCAGGCACTGACCATCACCGCCACCGACGACCGCATCGACGTGCTGGCGCAGACCAAGGTGGTGCTGCAGGCCGGCAACAGCGCGATCACGCTGGAGGGCGACAACATCACCTTCAGCTGCCCGGGCGAGTTCAAGGTCAAGGCGGGTGAGCATCCGTTCATGGGGGCCGATACCAACCCCGCCATTCCCGAGCACCTTCCGCGCGGCACGCAACTGGTGCCGCAACAATTCGGGCTGCGCCTGGTTGAACAGTTCGGCCTGCAGGGACTGGCCGGCAAGCCCTACACACTGGACATCGGCGGACAACATTTCGAGGGCGAACTCGCCTCCGATGGCAGCCTGATGCATGAGATGCCCGAAGGCGCGAAGCAGGCCAAGCTGAAGGTGTTTCCGTTCGGCGCCGACAACCATCCCTGGGAATGGACACTCGACCTTGCCGCACAGAAACAGACCGACGAGCACACCGGACTGCAATCGCGCCTGAAGAATCTTGGATTCTACGATGGTGCGGTCGATGGCGACTTCGGCCAGCTCAGCCGCATGGCCATGCAGCGCTTCCACCAGGCGCGTGAGCTGGTTGGGCTGAACACGCCCAGCCTTCCCGGCGTCACCTCGCTGGGCAAGGACCACGACATCTAG
- the tssK gene encoding type VI secretion system baseplate subunit TssK — protein sequence MSKVLWGEGLFLRPQHFQRQDAYHEARLQDLSQTLHPYGWGARRVRFDPHALSGGTLRPLDLSAVFPDGETYDAPAHDSLPDAVSLQDLPPGVQSTVVYLALPLLRDDGANCADAEGTVLARYRQANRDTQDLFTDAVEAELAFLSKAVKLLTDDQPRDAYATVPVARVRRTSSGGFELDDEFIPPCAQLQASPFLHRELRAVLDALQAKVDALYGLHRQTSQNIIEFRSGDIASFWLLHTINSSFSALAHLLHHPQLHPERLHQELLRMAGALLTFSNAYQLGDLPVYRHDQPEASFRKLLEIVRALLDTVISTRYFKIALNEIKPSYHLGRLDSQRIDGNASFYLSVSASLPAQELIQSVPVRFKVGAPDDVEKCVLSALPGVKLVHAAQVPAAIPVRPGSHYFELDARGALYERMLKAQSVMIYVPAGIAELKMELVAVTS from the coding sequence ATGTCGAAGGTTCTCTGGGGTGAAGGATTGTTCCTGCGCCCCCAGCATTTCCAGCGTCAGGACGCCTATCACGAAGCGCGGCTGCAGGATCTTTCGCAGACGCTGCATCCGTATGGCTGGGGTGCGCGCCGGGTGCGTTTCGATCCCCATGCGCTGTCGGGTGGGACGCTGCGCCCGCTCGACCTGTCGGCTGTGTTCCCCGATGGCGAGACCTACGATGCGCCGGCCCATGACAGCCTGCCCGATGCGGTCTCGCTGCAGGATCTGCCGCCCGGCGTGCAGTCCACGGTGGTCTACCTGGCACTGCCGTTGCTGCGCGACGATGGCGCCAACTGCGCCGATGCCGAAGGCACCGTGCTGGCCCGCTATCGGCAGGCCAACCGCGATACGCAGGATCTGTTCACCGACGCGGTGGAAGCCGAGCTGGCCTTCCTCAGCAAGGCGGTGAAGCTGCTCACCGACGACCAGCCGCGCGATGCCTATGCCACGGTGCCGGTGGCACGCGTGCGCCGCACCTCCAGCGGCGGCTTCGAACTGGACGATGAGTTCATCCCGCCGTGTGCGCAGTTGCAGGCATCGCCGTTCCTGCATCGCGAACTGCGCGCCGTGCTCGACGCGCTGCAGGCCAAGGTGGACGCGCTGTACGGCCTGCACCGGCAGACATCGCAGAACATCATCGAATTCCGCTCCGGCGATATCGCTTCGTTCTGGCTGCTGCACACCATCAACAGCTCGTTCAGTGCACTGGCGCACCTGCTGCATCATCCGCAGCTGCATCCCGAGCGCCTGCACCAGGAGCTGCTGCGCATGGCCGGTGCGCTGCTGACGTTCTCCAATGCGTACCAGCTGGGCGATCTGCCGGTGTATCGCCACGACCAGCCGGAGGCCTCGTTCCGCAAGCTGCTGGAGATCGTGCGCGCCCTGCTGGATACGGTGATCTCCACGCGCTACTTCAAGATCGCGCTCAACGAGATCAAGCCGTCCTATCACCTGGGCCGCCTCGATTCGCAGCGCATCGATGGCAATGCCTCGTTCTACCTGTCTGTGTCGGCCTCGCTGCCGGCGCAGGAGCTGATCCAGAGCGTGCCGGTCCGCTTCAAGGTCGGCGCGCCGGACGACGTGGAGAAGTGCGTGCTGTCGGCGCTGCCCGGCGTGAAGCTGGTGCATGCCGCGCAGGTACCGGCGGCGATTCCGGTGCGCCCGGGCAGCCACTACTTCGAGTTGGACGCGCGCGGCGCGCTGTATGAGCGCATGCTCAAGGCGCAGTCGGTGATGATCTACGTGCCGGCCGGCATTGCCGAGCTGAAGATGGAACTTGTGGCGGTGACCTCATGA
- the icmH gene encoding type IVB secretion system protein IcmH/DotU translates to MNSPLPPTPGPMPSLTANGAMVNPTPQAANPQSLQDLMSDGFYLLLLLKRGQLPHDAEGFVQTVQKFLDGVERNAMRMGVASEDVYAAKYAFCAAVDEAILSQPSPLHETWERNPLQLRLFGEHLAGEHFFDRLEELRRQGAARLPSLEVYHYCLLMGFEGKYRLEGTEKLGYLTARLGDEIVYLKGKRHGFAPHALPPDNVRHSLRRVVPLWLPAVVVGCFGIVAFFGMRTYLGHETRQQLAAYNDVVQMPERTAHITITLP, encoded by the coding sequence ATGAACTCTCCCCTGCCCCCGACCCCGGGCCCGATGCCGTCGCTGACCGCCAATGGCGCGATGGTCAATCCCACGCCGCAGGCGGCCAATCCACAGAGCCTGCAGGACCTGATGTCCGACGGCTTCTACCTGCTGCTGCTGCTCAAGCGCGGGCAGCTGCCGCACGATGCCGAAGGCTTCGTGCAGACCGTGCAGAAGTTCCTCGATGGCGTGGAGCGCAACGCGATGCGCATGGGCGTGGCATCGGAGGATGTCTACGCCGCCAAATACGCCTTCTGCGCCGCTGTGGACGAAGCGATCCTGTCGCAGCCTTCCCCGCTGCATGAGACCTGGGAGCGCAACCCGCTGCAACTGCGCCTGTTTGGTGAGCACCTTGCCGGCGAGCACTTCTTCGACCGGCTGGAAGAGCTGCGCCGCCAGGGTGCGGCGCGCCTGCCCTCGCTGGAGGTCTACCACTACTGCCTGCTGATGGGCTTCGAGGGCAAATACCGCCTGGAAGGCACCGAGAAGCTGGGCTACCTGACCGCACGCCTGGGCGATGAAATCGTCTACCTGAAGGGCAAGCGCCACGGTTTCGCACCGCACGCGCTGCCGCCGGACAACGTGCGTCACAGCCTGCGCCGCGTGGTGCCGCTGTGGCTGCCGGCGGTGGTGGTGGGCTGCTTCGGCATCGTCGCCTTCTTCGGCATGCGCACCTATCTGGGCCACGAGACGCGCCAGCAGCTGGCCGCCTACAACGATGTGGTGCAGATGCCCGAGCGCACCGCGCACATTACGATCACCTTGCCATGA
- a CDS encoding peptidoglycan-binding domain-containing protein: MIYGNHNLQRGDHDGTPANNRPPRWGAVDNPPPPTPANAQTPQNQGGATLAIPQHVRQLQQDLRTLGFMFVGTPDGGFGRGTEWAVREFQIYASMANAAQLNQGRLHGWQPQAGLTAPEVMALGLRPNSNPPESYHVASLDRVANGSRYTGPISGVMNADTRTAMEHWLRNNYRCPVVIEAWQVATGNNQRTTPFTNGINIWNFDEITQGTVRNAANRVVARVRMFSRDFTGHYTLPNGRRDDQYQSLGSYARFMTYGGPMSEVPNHTWAEAEMTPERLIGPATTTAILAATPNGAAASTYRVVRATAEQECMGMFDSINAYDDALVSLGPCHWTMGLMPAGGYDNGELPGFLAYFLHRNQADYQRYLGNLGLYPATAWAGVNTGPLWDRTGRKYVGWIRHHNEQTQPAQAATGLAQLPMVDRATVEANYFKTWHWFYRLAMIGRTCANFQQAMWDMVRFRIRDIRSAPIAVNVGAVHINATLGDIYTSEKSVAILLRWHIFRPGHVTGARVRDSLTRAINGHAQLNWATAPAQWTNAHEQAITAQLLTDALTVNDTQDRLANWPTYPGRNSRNYTLNNELGALRDGRGSFHFDTTGI; the protein is encoded by the coding sequence ATGATCTACGGCAATCACAACCTGCAACGAGGCGACCACGACGGCACGCCTGCAAACAACCGGCCGCCTCGCTGGGGGGCCGTCGACAATCCGCCGCCACCCACGCCCGCCAACGCGCAGACGCCGCAGAACCAGGGCGGGGCGACACTGGCGATTCCGCAGCACGTGCGCCAGCTCCAGCAGGACCTGCGCACCCTGGGCTTCATGTTCGTCGGCACACCCGATGGTGGGTTCGGTCGCGGCACCGAGTGGGCGGTACGCGAGTTCCAGATCTACGCCAGCATGGCCAATGCCGCGCAACTGAACCAGGGACGGCTGCACGGTTGGCAGCCCCAGGCAGGCTTGACCGCACCGGAAGTGATGGCGCTGGGACTGCGCCCCAACTCCAATCCACCGGAAAGCTATCACGTCGCCTCATTGGATCGGGTCGCCAACGGATCGCGCTACACCGGCCCGATCAGCGGCGTGATGAATGCCGACACGCGCACCGCGATGGAACACTGGCTACGCAACAACTATCGCTGCCCGGTGGTCATCGAGGCATGGCAGGTTGCCACCGGCAACAACCAGCGCACCACACCGTTCACCAACGGCATCAATATCTGGAACTTCGACGAGATCACGCAGGGCACCGTGCGCAATGCCGCCAATCGCGTGGTCGCCCGCGTGCGGATGTTCAGCAGGGACTTCACCGGTCATTACACACTTCCGAACGGCCGCCGCGATGACCAGTACCAGTCGCTGGGCAGCTACGCGCGGTTCATGACCTACGGCGGCCCGATGAGCGAGGTGCCCAACCATACCTGGGCCGAAGCGGAAATGACGCCCGAACGCCTGATCGGTCCAGCGACGACCACGGCAATCCTGGCCGCCACACCCAACGGCGCCGCAGCGTCCACCTATCGTGTTGTGCGCGCCACGGCCGAGCAGGAATGCATGGGCATGTTCGACAGCATCAACGCCTACGATGACGCCCTGGTCTCTCTCGGCCCGTGCCATTGGACCATGGGCCTGATGCCTGCCGGCGGCTATGACAATGGCGAGCTGCCTGGCTTCCTGGCCTACTTCCTGCATCGCAACCAGGCCGACTACCAGCGCTATCTCGGCAATCTGGGTCTTTATCCGGCGACGGCCTGGGCCGGCGTCAACACGGGGCCGCTCTGGGACCGCACCGGTCGCAAGTATGTCGGCTGGATCCGCCATCACAACGAACAGACGCAGCCTGCGCAGGCGGCGACCGGCCTGGCCCAGCTGCCCATGGTCGACCGGGCAACCGTGGAGGCCAACTACTTCAAGACCTGGCACTGGTTCTATCGTCTTGCCATGATCGGCCGCACCTGCGCGAACTTCCAGCAGGCGATGTGGGACATGGTCCGCTTCCGCATCCGCGACATCCGCTCAGCCCCAATTGCAGTCAATGTGGGAGCCGTCCACATCAACGCAACGCTGGGTGACATCTACACCTCGGAAAAGTCGGTCGCGATCCTGCTGCGCTGGCATATCTTCCGTCCGGGCCACGTGACCGGGGCCCGCGTCAGGGATTCGTTAACCCGCGCCATCAACGGCCATGCCCAGCTGAACTGGGCGACGGCACCGGCGCAATGGACCAACGCACACGAGCAGGCGATCACCGCGCAACTTCTCACTGACGCGCTTACGGTCAACGACACGCAGGATCGTCTCGCCAACTGGCCGACCTATCCCGGGCGCAACAGCCGCAACTACACACTCAACAACGAGCTGGGCGCATTGCGTGATGGCCGCGGCTCCTTCCACTTCGATACCACGGGAATATGA
- the tssJ gene encoding type VI secretion system lipoprotein TssJ, translating into MISVTIFSLVISSSLAGCASDSKLGKAMDKTLQAVGIREEKPEAPPAIPLRLYAGSNLNAGNDKRATAAVVKIYHLRSLQRFEQAPFNAFLDQAGEQAALGADLLSVNEVVLTPGARQELSEQLSEGSAVLGVVALFRAPAENRWRLAFDTKGKTLPQDGVTIGVHACALTSDSKALLTRISGDPGSLASIRCAGAK; encoded by the coding sequence GTGATCTCCGTCACGATTTTCTCCCTCGTTATCTCCAGCTCACTGGCCGGATGCGCCAGCGACAGCAAACTGGGTAAAGCGATGGACAAGACATTGCAGGCGGTCGGCATCCGCGAGGAGAAGCCCGAGGCACCGCCAGCGATTCCGCTGCGCCTGTATGCCGGCAGCAACCTCAATGCCGGCAATGACAAGCGGGCCACGGCGGCGGTGGTCAAGATCTACCACCTGCGCAGCCTGCAACGCTTCGAACAAGCCCCTTTCAATGCCTTCCTGGACCAGGCCGGCGAGCAGGCAGCGCTCGGTGCGGACCTGCTGTCGGTCAACGAAGTGGTACTCACCCCCGGCGCCCGGCAGGAATTGTCCGAGCAGCTGAGTGAAGGAAGTGCAGTGCTCGGCGTGGTTGCCCTGTTCCGCGCCCCGGCCGAGAATCGCTGGCGGCTGGCCTTCGACACCAAGGGCAAAACGCTTCCGCAGGACGGCGTCACCATCGGCGTGCATGCCTGTGCACTGACCAGCGACAGCAAGGCCTTGTTGACACGTATTTCCGGCGATCCAGGCAGTCTTGCATCGATCCGCTGCGCAGGGGCGAAGTAA
- a CDS encoding Hcp family type VI secretion system effector: MQHAFLSIDTIKGESHDDKHKDWIEIQSFSQDLLQPRSATASTSGGTTAARVNLSPIEITKSIDLASTALNQAASNGTTFPKAQIQFMRADKDGNAINYYTVELLNVLVHRVTTTVDKEGMPQEVVQLSFGAIKWTYQQQKPEGGVGGKTVAQWSATKNIPNYTV; the protein is encoded by the coding sequence ATGCAGCACGCTTTCCTCTCGATTGACACCATCAAGGGCGAGTCGCACGACGACAAGCACAAGGACTGGATCGAAATCCAGTCGTTCTCGCAGGACCTGTTGCAGCCGCGTTCGGCCACCGCGTCGACCTCCGGCGGCACCACCGCTGCCCGCGTGAACCTGTCCCCGATCGAAATCACCAAGTCGATCGACCTCGCCTCCACGGCCCTGAACCAGGCCGCCTCCAACGGCACCACCTTCCCCAAGGCGCAGATCCAGTTCATGCGCGCCGACAAGGACGGCAACGCGATCAATTACTACACGGTCGAGCTGCTGAACGTGCTGGTCCACCGCGTCACCACGACGGTGGACAAGGAAGGCATGCCGCAGGAAGTTGTTCAGCTGAGCTTCGGCGCCATCAAGTGGACTTACCAGCAGCAGAAGCCGGAAGGCGGCGTTGGTGGCAAGACCGTGGCGCAGTGGAGCGCAACCAAGAACATCCCGAACTACACCGTGTGA
- the tssB gene encoding type VI secretion system contractile sheath small subunit yields MAKKESIQKRLQKIRPPRVQLTYDVEKGDAIEQKELPFVVGVMGDFSGNPEQPLPKVKDRKFVNVDLDNFDEVMEGVAPRAVYRVPNKISDDGGEFGVELKFNSIEDFRPEAVVQQIEPLRRLLESRTKLADLRNKLAGNEKLEDLLTDVLNNTEQLKKLGVTKED; encoded by the coding sequence ATGGCCAAGAAGGAAAGCATCCAGAAGCGGCTGCAGAAGATCCGCCCGCCGCGCGTCCAGCTCACCTACGACGTGGAGAAGGGCGACGCGATCGAACAGAAGGAATTGCCGTTCGTGGTCGGCGTGATGGGCGATTTCAGTGGCAACCCGGAGCAGCCGCTGCCGAAGGTCAAGGATCGCAAGTTCGTCAACGTCGATCTGGACAACTTCGATGAAGTGATGGAGGGCGTGGCGCCGCGCGCGGTGTATCGCGTGCCGAACAAGATCAGTGACGACGGCGGCGAGTTCGGCGTCGAGCTGAAGTTCAACTCCATCGAGGACTTCCGCCCGGAGGCGGTGGTGCAGCAGATCGAACCGCTGCGTCGCCTGCTCGAGTCGCGTACCAAGCTGGCCGACCTGCGCAACAAGCTGGCCGGCAACGAGAAGCTGGAAGACCTGCTGACCGATGTGCTCAACAACACCGAGCAGCTGAAGAAGCTCGGCGTGACCAAGGAGGACTGA
- a CDS encoding tetratricopeptide repeat protein encodes MEVKAMGKAVYRPMFALMMLSGLAACSSAPKKAEVVPFETTLSNAEAQVTAGGADAAISAFELAAKADPTRKEPWVRIAQLQFDQGQYARAIVAAEEVLQRDPNDLVADGVITVAGFRVANQSLTRLQGRGALASDTARKEAQTLATTLRNTMGDAILDPTPKPKPRARTRAGRAVAPAAAAQPAATQPAKPAARSNTSDPFQNIGN; translated from the coding sequence ATGGAAGTGAAGGCAATGGGGAAGGCTGTGTACCGGCCGATGTTCGCGCTGATGATGCTGTCGGGCCTGGCGGCCTGCTCATCGGCACCGAAGAAGGCCGAGGTCGTGCCGTTCGAAACCACGCTGAGCAATGCGGAGGCGCAGGTCACCGCTGGCGGCGCCGATGCCGCGATCAGCGCGTTCGAGCTGGCCGCCAAGGCCGACCCGACGCGCAAGGAACCGTGGGTGCGCATCGCACAGCTGCAGTTCGACCAGGGCCAGTACGCCCGTGCGATCGTTGCCGCCGAAGAGGTGCTCCAGCGCGATCCCAACGACCTGGTTGCCGATGGTGTGATCACCGTTGCCGGTTTCCGCGTCGCCAACCAGTCGCTCACCCGCCTGCAGGGCCGTGGCGCGCTGGCGTCGGATACCGCCCGCAAGGAAGCGCAGACCCTGGCCACCACCCTGCGCAACACCATGGGTGACGCCATTCTCGACCCGACGCCCAAGCCGAAGCCGCGCGCCCGTACCCGCGCCGGTCGTGCCGTCGCTCCGGCCGCCGCCGCCCAGCCCGCCGCGACGCAGCCGGCCAAGCCTGCCGCCCGCTCCAACACCTCCGATCCGTTCCAGAACATCGGCAACTGA
- the tssC gene encoding type VI secretion system contractile sheath large subunit produces MSADASQLATQAAVAEEVGLLDQIVEKSKVAKSQTEHDRAKDIIAALAKEVLDGTVVVSDNLNLTLDARIAEIDRIISEQLSAVMHADAFQKLEGSWRGLHYLCQQTSTGPNMKIKVFNSPQKDLVKDFKSAIDFDQSALFKKVYEEEFGTFGGAPFGALIGDYFLGRQPEDMYFIEQMSHVAAAAHAPFISAASEGMFGLETFTDLGKPRDLAKVFDTVEYAKWKSFRESEDSRYVGLTMPRFLGRLPYNPKDGTTVEGFNFVEEIEAADHSKFLWCNTAYAMGARLTQAFESFGWCAAIRGVEGGGLVEDLPTHTFRTDDGEVALKCPTEVAITDRREKELSDLGFMPLVHCKNTDYAAFFGAQSAQKPKKYNTDSANANAILSAQLQYIFAVSRIAHYLKAMMREKIGSFASAGNVEEFLNRWIAQYVLLDDNASQEAKAQFPLREASVQVSEVPGKPGVYRAVAFIRPHFQLDELSVSLRLVAELPASAKKS; encoded by the coding sequence ATGTCAGCCGATGCCAGCCAACTGGCCACCCAGGCCGCCGTCGCCGAAGAGGTGGGCCTGCTCGACCAGATCGTCGAGAAGAGCAAGGTCGCCAAGTCGCAGACCGAACATGACCGCGCCAAGGACATCATCGCCGCGCTGGCGAAGGAAGTTCTGGACGGCACCGTGGTGGTCTCCGACAACCTCAATCTCACCCTGGATGCCCGCATCGCCGAGATCGACCGGATCATCTCCGAGCAGCTCAGCGCGGTCATGCACGCCGATGCCTTCCAGAAGCTGGAAGGCAGCTGGCGCGGGTTGCACTACCTGTGCCAGCAGACCTCCACCGGCCCGAACATGAAGATCAAGGTCTTCAATTCGCCGCAGAAGGACCTGGTGAAGGATTTCAAGTCGGCCATCGACTTCGACCAGAGCGCGCTGTTCAAGAAGGTCTACGAGGAAGAATTCGGTACCTTCGGTGGTGCGCCGTTCGGTGCGCTGATCGGTGACTACTTCCTCGGCCGCCAGCCGGAGGACATGTACTTCATCGAGCAGATGTCGCACGTGGCCGCCGCGGCGCACGCGCCGTTCATCTCCGCTGCCAGCGAAGGCATGTTCGGCCTGGAAACCTTCACCGACCTGGGCAAGCCGCGCGACCTGGCCAAGGTGTTCGACACCGTCGAATACGCCAAGTGGAAGTCGTTCCGCGAGAGCGAGGACAGCCGCTACGTGGGCCTGACCATGCCGCGCTTCCTCGGCCGCCTGCCGTACAACCCGAAAGACGGCACCACCGTCGAGGGCTTCAACTTCGTCGAAGAGATCGAAGCGGCCGACCACAGCAAGTTCCTGTGGTGCAACACCGCCTACGCCATGGGTGCCCGTCTGACCCAGGCCTTCGAGAGCTTCGGCTGGTGTGCTGCCATCCGTGGCGTGGAAGGCGGTGGCCTGGTCGAGGATCTGCCCACCCACACCTTCCGTACCGACGATGGTGAAGTGGCGCTGAAATGCCCGACCGAGGTGGCCATCACCGACCGTCGTGAAAAGGAACTCAGTGACCTCGGCTTCATGCCGCTGGTGCACTGCAAGAACACCGACTACGCCGCGTTCTTCGGCGCACAGTCGGCACAGAAGCCGAAGAAGTACAACACCGATTCGGCCAATGCCAACGCGATCCTGTCTGCACAGCTGCAGTACATCTTCGCGGTCTCGCGTATCGCCCATTACCTCAAGGCGATGATGCGCGAGAAGATCGGCAGCTTCGCTTCGGCGGGCAACGTCGAGGAATTCCTGAACCGTTGGATCGCCCAGTACGTGCTGCTGGACGACAACGCGTCGCAGGAAGCCAAGGCGCAGTTCCCGTTGCGCGAAGCATCTGTGCAGGTTTCGGAGGTGCCGGGCAAGCCTGGCGTCTACCGCGCGGTGGCCTTCATCAGGCCGCATTTCCAGCTCGATGAGCTGTCTGTTTCGTTGCGTCTGGTCGCCGAACTGCCGGCGTCCGCGAAAAAGTCGTAA